CTTTGGCTTCCGCTGTGGTTTCCTTGGTTTGCTGCACATGGAAATCGTCCAGGAACGCCTGGAACGTGAATTCGACATGGACCTCATCACCACTGCCCCAACCGTGGTGTATGAAGTGGTCATGGCTGATGGCACCATCCTGATGGTGGATAATCCTTCCAAGATGCCTGAACCATCCAAGATAGAAGAGATACGCGAACCTATCGTCACCGTCAATCTCTACATGCCGCAAGAGTATGTGGGCTCGGTGATTACCCTTTGCACCCAGAAACGCGGTGTGCAGATGGACATGAATTACCACGGTCGCCAGGTCAAGCTGACCTATGAAATGCCGATGGCAGAAATCGTGCTGGATTTCTTTGATCGCCTGAAATCCACCTCGCGTGGCTATGCCTCCATGGACTATGAGTTCAAGGAAAACCGCGCATCTGACGTCGTCAAGGTCGATATGCTGATCAATAGCGAGAAAGTAGATGCGCTGGCGATTATTGTCCATAGAGCAAACAGCCATTTCCGTGGTCGCGCTGTTGCTGCCAAGATGCGCGAACTGATCCCGCGCCAGATGTTTGATGTGGCTATCCAGGCGGCAATTGGCTCCAACATTATCTCGCGTGAAAACGTCAAGGCCTTGCGTAAAAACGTTTTGGCCAAATGTTATGGTGGTGATATCAGCCGTAAGCGCAAATTGCTGGAAAAACAAAAAGCAGGTAAGAAACGCATGAAGCAGGTCGGCTCGGTAGAGATCCCGCAAGAAGCGTTTTTGGCGATTTTACAAGTGGATGAAAAATGAGTTTCCAATCAATCCTGGGCAATTTCGCCCTGATCCTGTTTGTCCTGACCATAGTAACGGGTGTTATCTGGTTTCTGGATGTTTTTGTCTTTGCCAAGCAGCGCCGCCAGAATGCTGACAAAGCCCTTGCCGAATATGATGCGCGCCGTGCCAAGCTGTCCGCTGAGGGCATACGCCTGGAAGAAAATACCCGTCATGACATAGAAGCCAGTCTGCTCAGACAACCAGTCTGGATAGAATATTCTGGCAGTTTCTTCCCAGTCATTGCCCTGGTATTTTTCTTGCGCTCTTTCTTGTTTGAGCCTTTTAAAATCCCCTCCAGCTCAATGTTACCGACATTGTATGTTGGTGATTTGATACTGGTGAATAAATTTACTTACGGCATACGTTTGCCAGTGATTAATAAAAAAATCATCTCAATCAATGATCCACAAAGAGGGGATGTCATGGTATTTAAATACCCTGAAGACCCCAGCGTGGACTATATTAAACGTGTGGTCGGTGTGCCTGGTGATAAAATTGTGTATAAAAACAAACGTTTATCAGTGAATGGTAAAGAAGTTTCATATACGGATATGCCTGACTTCCGTGATAATCTTAATTATCTGAAACAATACAAAGAGCAGTTGACTGACGCTACTCATAACATTCTTGTCAATGAGCAAAAACCGGTTTACGACAGAGGCCAGGTGCTCGATTTTAAGGACAAAGAGTCTTGCTCTTATGAAATTGACGGTTTTAGCTGTACTGTTCCACAGAATCGCTATTTCATGATGGGTGATAACCGTGACAATAGTGCTGACAGCCGCTACTGGGGTTTTGTGCCAGATGAAAATATTGTTGGAAAAGCATTTTTCATCTGGATGAATTTTGGTGATATCGAACGCATTGGTAGTTTTCATTAAATTTCAGTTTTAATCAGGAAAAATCTATGTCAAATATTCAATATTCCGCATTAAAAAAACAAAAAGGTATCACCCTGATTGGCTTGATCATGGCGATTGCCGTCATCATTGTTGTTGCTATGGTTGCAATGAAAGTGGTGCCTACCGCGATTGAATATAATTCCATCAATAAAGCGATGAATAACGTCAAGAATGGAACCAGTCCAAGGGAAATACAGATCGCCTTTGATAAGCAAAGGGAAGTTGGTTATTTTGATGCAGTAACAGGCAAGGACCTCCTTATCATCAAAAACAACGAGGGTGGATATGACCTGCATTTTTCTTACTCCAAAAAAATTCCCCTGGTTGGTCCAGCCAGCATATTGATGGAGTACTCGAACACTACTGCAAAGAACGGTGTCGTCATTACAAAACCTGCCAAGGCAGAATAAGCTACGCGTATGAATCAACAACTATTGCAGAAAAGGCTGGGGCACCAGTTTAGCAACCCCGCTTTGTTGCAGCAGGCTTTGACACATCGTAGTCATAGTGTTTTGCATAATGAACGTCTGGAATTTCTTGGTGACTCAGTCTTGAATTGCGTGGTCGCTTCCCTGTTGTTTGACAGTTTTGCCAATATTGATGAAGGTGATTTGTCGCGTGTACGTGCCAATCTGGTCAAACAACAATCGCTGTACGAAATCGCCCAGAGAATAGAATTGTCGCAATTCTTGCGCCTGGGGAGGGTGAATTGAAATCCGGTGGATTCCGTCGCCCATCCATTCTCGCTGATACGCTGGAAGCCTTGTTTGGCGCGATTTTCCTTGATGCAGGTTTTGATGCGGCACGTGAAGTGATACGTGCGCTGTATGCACCTGTGCTGGCCAGTGTTGATCCTACTACTCTGGGCAAGGATGCCAAGACCCTGCTGCAAGAATTCTTGCAAAGTAAAAAAATCGCTTTGCCGCAATATAATGTAGTGGCAACCCATGGTGCTGCACATAACCAGGAATTTGAAATTGAGTGTCTGGTCCCCAAACTTGAAATTCAAGTATTTGGTACGGGTGGTAGCCGCCGTGCAGGCGAGCAGGCAGCCGCCAAACTGGCACTGGAAACTGCCCTGGCTATGCTGGTGCGTTCACCTGCAGCGAAAAAAGCCAAGCCACGCGCATCCCAGCTCAAACTGGCGGGCATAGCGACTGTGCAAGGTGATGCGGCCGTGGCCGAGACCAAACCGCAATCAGCCAGACAAAAAAGCCTGTTGGATGCAGAAACACCCAAGGCCGAGAAGACAAAAGCCAGCAATAGTGCCGCTAACAGTGAGGCTGCAGCAGATGAAGTGCTGGCCCATGATGTCCACCCCGAGACTCACCCTAAGACTGCCTGACGACGCATGACTGAATTAATAGACAATCCTGATTTCCGCTGTGGTTATATCGCCATCGTCGGGCGGCCTAATGTCGGTAAATCGACCCTGATGAACGCCCTGATCGGCGCCAAGGTCAGTATTACCTCGCGCAAGGCTCAAACCACGCGCCATCGCATTACCGGCATACAGACCAAAGACAATACCCAGTTTGTTTATATTGATACACCGGGTTTCCAGACCCGCCATTCAAATGCGCTGAACCGCACGCTGAACCGTACTGTTACCACGACGCTGACAGCCGCAGACGTGATTTTGTACATCATAGAAGCAGGCACATTTGGCCCGGCAGATCAACAAGTGATCGATTTGCTGCCCAAAAATGTGCCGTGTATCCTCGTCATCAATAAATCCGACCGCGTCAAAGACAAGGCCGTGATGATGCCGTTTGCCCAAAAGGTGGCAGCATTGCATAATTTCGCTGCGATCGTGCCAGTGTCTGCGACCTTGCGCTTCCAGCTGGAAAACCTTGAAGGCGAAATCCGCAAATACCTGCCGCTGAACCCGCCTATGTTTGGCGAGGATGACATCACCGACCGCAGTGAGAAATTTCTTGCCGCAGAAATCGTCCGTGAAAAACTGTTCCGCTTCGTTGGTGATGAACTGCCTTACACCAGCACTGTCCTGATAGAAAAGTTTGAGCAAGAGGGTAATCTGCGCCGTGTCTTTGTTGCCATCCTGGTCGATAGGGATGGTCATAAATCCATGGTTATAGGCAACAAGGGCGCGCGCCTGAAAGATATTTCCACCCAGTCACGCCAGGATATGGAAAAGCTGTTTGGCGGCCCTGTGTATCTGGAAATCTGGGTCAAGGTCAAATCTGGCTGGGCAGACAATGAAGCCGGTTTGCGTGCCTACGGTTACGAGTAAAACCATCCATGGATGAGCAGGCAGTCGCCGTGCAGGAAGACAGCGCCGTAACAGATGCGGCGGCTGTCCCACCAGCGCCACCTGCTGCCAAAAAAACTGCTGCAAGACCACGCGCACCTAAAGCAAGCGCGGCAAGTTCAGCGACCTCACGTGTTGCCAGCAAATCCCCGGCCAAAGATTTGCGCATACTGGAGCAGCCAGGTTTTGTCCTGCATTCCTGGCCCTACAAAGAAACCAGCCTCATCATCGATGTATTGACGCGCGACCATGGACGCGTCGCCCTGGTTGCCAAGGGGGCAAAACGCCCGCATTCGCAATTACGCAGTGTCTTGCAAACTTTCCAGCCCTTGCAACTGGGCTGGACAGGCAAGGGCGAGATACGCACGCTGACGACAGCAGACTGGGTGGGCGGCATGCTGCCGCTGGAAAAATCAGCCTTGCTCTGCGGTTTTTATCTCAATGAATTACTGGTCAAGTTTCTCATGCGCGATGAAGCGCACCCCGACTTGTTTGACCTGTATGTTTCCACCTTAAATCAACTCGCGCATGATGAGCCTGCCACTATCGTCCTGCGCCGCTTTGAACTCGCACTATTGCGCGAATCCGGTTTGCTGGGTGACCTGACACGCTGCACTCAAGAGCGAGAACGCGTGCAGGCAGAGCAGTTCTATGTGCTTGACCCGGAACGCGGCCCCAGGCCAGCCATGTCCTCAGACAATGTACCCAGGGTCAGTGGCAAGACATTGCTGGCCATGCAGCGCGGCGACTATACTGAGCAAAGCACACAACTGCAAAGCAAGTTGCTGATGCGTTTTTTGCTTGCGCATCACCTGCACGGTGCAGCGCTGAATACCCGGCAAATACTGATTGATTTGCAAAATCTATGAATATCCATCAACAAAGCCAGTTGATAGAACTGGGCATCAATATCGACCACGTTGCCACCCTGCGTAATGCGCGCGGTACGACTTATCCAGATCCCTTGCAAGCCGCCTTGCTGGCAGAAGAGGCAGGCGCAGATTGCATCACCCTGCATCTGCGTGAAGACCGCCGCCACATCCGCGATGCAGACGTAGAACAATTGCGCCCGCGCATCTTGACGCGCATGAACCTGGAAACTGCCGTCAATAATGAAATGCTGGACCTGGCTTGCCGCATTCTGCCGCAAGACGTTTGCCTGGTGCCGGAACGCCGTGAAGAAGTCACAACTGAAGGTGGCCTTGATGTTGCCCGTGATTTTGCCAAAGTGCAGGCCGCAGTCCGGCAATTGCAGGCGGCAGGTATACGCGTGTCATTATTCATCAATGCGGATGAACAGCAGATACAGGCCAGCTCAGAAGCTGGCGCAAGCGTCATAGAAATTCACACAGGTCGCTATGCTGATGCGGCTGATCCAGCGTTGCAGGTGAAAGAACTGGCGCGCATATCACAAGCCGCTATCGCTGGCATACGCCATGGTTTGAAAGTGAATGCCGGACATGGATTGCACATGACTAATACTGCCGCAATCGCTGCCATCCCTGAAATTTCAGAATTAAATATAGGCCATGCCATCGTCGCCCAAGCCCTGTTCGTAGGCTGGCAAAAATCCATCAGCGATATGAAGGCCTTGATGGTCAAAGCCCGCCTGGCAAGCTTGCATAAAGTGGCCTGAGATGATTTACGGCATAGGCACCGACATCGTACAAATCTCACGCATGCAAGAAGCCATTACGCGTAACGGTGATCGCTTTGCTGAAAAAATCCTGGGGCCAGAAGAGCTGGTGATTTATCGCGAACGTAAAGCTCTGGTTGAAGCACGCGGCCTGCGTTATCTGGCCACCCGGTTTGCCGCAAAAGAAGCTTTCTCCAAAGCCGTTGGCATGGGCATGCGTGACCCCATGAACTGGCATGCCATGCAAACACTGAATAACGACCAGGGCCAGCCCGTCGTGCAGGCAAATGGCAATATGTTGCAATGGATGCAGGAGCGCAGCCTGAAGGCGAGTATCTCCGTCAGCGATGAAACTGATTATGCCATCGCCTTCGTCATCATCGAACTGAACAATCCCTGCTAAAGTAGCGGCTTCTACCTCCTACCAGCGCCGCAGATTGATTGCATCATGACCGAACCAAATATCTCAGAAGCACGCCAGCAGGTGCTCGATCTGGTTGCCAAATTACCCAACCTACCGGGTGTATATCGCTATTTCGATAGCAATGACCAGGTGCTGTACGTCGGCAAGGCGCGTGATTTAAAAAAACGTGTTTCCAGCTATTTTCTCAAAAACTCTCCCCCGCGCATTGCGATGATGGTAGAGAAAATCGCCAGGCTCGAAACTACGGTCACCCGTAGCGAAGCTGAGGCACTGATCCTTGAAAACAATCTCATCAAGGCTTTAAAGCCGCGCTATAACATCCTGTTTCGTGATGATAAGTCTTATCCATACCTGAAAATCACCACAGAAAAAACGCCACGCATGATGTATTACCGTGGTGCGATCGATAAGAAACACCAATACTTCGGGCCGTTTCCGTCCAGTTGGGCTGTCAAGGAGTCGATGCAGATTTTGCAGAAAGTCTTTTTGCTGCGCAGTTGCGAAGACAGTGTATTCGCCAACCGTACCCGCCCATGTCTGCTGCACCAGATCGGCCGTTGCAGTGCGCCTTGCGTCAAGATTATTACGCCAGAAGACTACCAGCAAGACGTCAATAATGCCGCTGACTTTTTGCGTGGCCGCCAGTTGGAAGTCATGCAGACTCTGGAAAAAAAGATGCTGGATTTTTCCATGGAACTCAAATTCGAGCAGGCCGCCGCAGTGCGCAATCAAATGCAGGCCCTTTCTAAAGTCTTGCATCAGCAAAGCATGGAAACCGCAGGCGATGTTGATATCGATATTCTCGCTGTGGTAGTGGAGGGTGGTCGTGCCTGCGTCAACCTGGCCATGGTCAGGGGCGGGCGGCATCTGGGTGACCGGGCTTATTTCCCCACGCATGTCGATGATGCCCTCAGCGTCGCAGAAAATGAAATCGAGGTTGAGGTCATCTCGGCCTTTCTGGCACAACATTATGTTGATCAATTCATCCCAGCGACACTCGTCATGAATGTGGAACTCGATGCACCTGATTTGATACTGGCACTGGCCGAGCAATGCGGTCATCGTATTCACTTGTCATTTCAGCCGCAAGAGCAACGCCGTGCCTGGCTGGACATGGCCGTCAAGGGGGCCAGACTGGCGCTGGCGCGTATGCTGTCAGAGCAGGGCTCGCAGCAGGCCCGCACGCGCGCCCTGGCAAGCGTGCTGGAGCTCGATGTAGAAAACCTTGAAGAATTGCGCGTGGAGTGTTTTGATATCAGCCACACCCAGGGCGAAGCCACCCAGGCATCCTGCGTGGTGTTCCACCACCATGCCATGCAAAACAGTGAATACCGCCGCTTCAATATCAAGGATATTACTGGGGCGACGATTACGCTGCCATGCGCCAGGTGCTGTTCCGCCGCTATGAAAAAGTCGCTAGTGGTGACGCCAGCGGTGAAGAGACTAATGCGCGCCGCATGCCAGACATCGTCCTGATTGACGGTGGCAAAGGTCAGGTGGAAATTGCACGCCAAGTTTTTGTTGAGCTTGGCCTTGATATCAGCCTCATCGTCGGCGTCGCCAAAGGCGAGGGCCGCAAGGTCGGCCTTGAGACCCTGGTGTTCGTTGATGGCCGTGCAGAAAAGGAGCTGGGTAAAGAATCTGCTGCCCTCATGCTGATCGCCCAGATCCGCGACGAGGCGCACCGCTTTGCCATCACAGGCATGCGTGCCAAGCGCGACAAGGCCAGACAGACCTCGCAACTGGAAGAGATAGAGGGCATAGGCCCCAAGCGCCGCCAGCGCCTGCTGGTACGTTTTGGAGGTTTAAAGGGGGTCAGCGATGCCAGCGTCGCCGATTTGGCCAGTGTCGAAGGTATTTCCCGCCAATTGGCAGAAGAAATTTACAAGCGGCTGCGATAGGGAAATATAATTGCGTCAGATGCTGGCATTGTAGTCAGCGAGCCTGATGCATAAACCGAATAAAAACCAAAAAAGACATGCCTTTCAATTTTCCTATCCTGCTGACCTGGCTACGTGTCGCGTTGATACCGCTGGTGGTTGGTGTTTTTTACCTGCCCGAAGTCTGGCTGACCCGGTTTGAGCAAGGCGTCGTTGCTACTGCGATTTTTATAGTTGCGGCGGTAACCGACTGGTTTGACGGTTTCCTGGCAAGGCGGTGGAACCAGACTTCCTCATTTGGTGCCTTCCTTGACCCGGTGGCAGACAAACTGATGGTGGCAGGTGCATTGCTGGCACTGGTTCAGCTGGATCGCGTCAATACTGTTTTCGCTTTCATTATCATAGGCCGTGAAATCACTATCTCTGCGCTGCGTGAATGGATGGCGCTGATTGGCGCCTCCAAGTCAGTCGCAGTCAGCTCTCTTGGCAAAATCAAGACAGCGGCACAAATGACCGCGATACCTATGCTGTTATTTAACGATGTCTTGTTCGGAGTAATCGATACCAGCTTCTTTGGCTCATGGTTATTGATTATTGCCGCCATCCTCACAGTCTGGTCTATGTTCTATTATCTGCGCAAGGCATGGCCTTTAATCAAGGAAACTACCGACAAAATGGGATAAGCATGGAATGATCGTTGAATAAGCGCGCAGTGATCTTGGAATGGGTGGTTGACAGAATGGCTGGATGATATATAATTCTGGTCTTCGCGATGCGGGAGTAGCTCAGTTGGTAGAGCGCAACCTTGCCAAGGTTGAGGTCGAGAGTTCGAGACTCTTCTCCCGCTCCAAAGTTTTTGGAATGGCAGCGAAAAGCAGTAAAGTAGCACGGTAGTAAAAATGCGGGAGTAGCTCAGTTGGTAGAGCGCAACCTTGCCAAGGTTGAGGTCGAGAGTTCGAGACTCTTCTCCCGCTCCAAAATGGCGTAGTACCTGAAGTATCAGCAGTACATCTGCGGGAGTAGCTCAGTTGGTAGAGCGCAACCTTGCCAAGGTTGAGGTCGAGAGTTCGAGACTCTTCTCCCGCTCCAGATTCTGAAGGGAAGCAAAGCTTCCCTTTTTTGTTCAAGTTGCACCGCATTTCAGCAATCATCAAGCGTGATAAAATCACATTAGACGATCAGCAGAGATAGCACCCCTGGCGGGGTAGCAAAGTGGTTATGCAGCGGCCTGCAAAGCCGTAGACGCCGGTTCGATCCCGACCCCCGCCTCCAAATACAAAAAGCGCTTTTAGAGCGCTTTTTTTTCCAGAACCCGACTTAGCGTTTCGCTAAGCAGGTTGTAGTAGTGGGCCCGAGTGGTGAAACTGGTAGACACATCGGACTTAAAATCCGCCGCTTCGTTAATAGCGGGCGTGCCGGTTCGATTCCGGCCTCGGGCACCACGTACTTACATCACATATCATCATAAAACCCGCAAAGCCAATGAAATCAAGGCTCTGCGGGGTTTTTTGTTGGTTTCGCAAATGCGCAAATTGCCGCTTTAAACCACTATTTTCTGTTTCCAACTCCCCACAATTCCCCCACAAACTCCCCACGACAGTTTACTATTCGCCAATTCATTTTAATTGCGGGTGTTATTTTGGCATCGTTTACGAAAATGGCGAATGGCTGGCGGGCGCAGATCAATATCAAGGGCCATCGTGAGTCATTGGTGCGCCCGACAAAGGCGCAGGCCGTGGCCTGGGCTACTGAGCGTGAATCTGCAATACGCAATCACGTCGATACCGGCATTCTCAAAGGAAAAACTTTTGAAGATGCCTGTCGCCGTTACGAGCTGGAGGTATCAAAGCACAAACGGGGGTATCGATGGGAGGCGCTGCGCCTTAATGCCCTGGTCGAATTTGTGATGGATGGTAAGCGGCTGGGCGACATCGAGCTGGTAGATATGTCATCTGATCTGATTGGCCGGTGGCGTGACCTACGCATGAAAGGCACGGAAGAAACAAAAGGTGTTTCAGGCTCGACAATTAACAGAATTTTAAATCTGTGGTCCCACGTCCTTAGCACTGCTGCAACAGAATGGAAGTGGATATCGCACAGTCCGACCAAGGACGTGCGCAGGCCGAAAGAATCCCCGCATCGGGATCGTAGGCCAACACAGGACGAAATCGACAGGATCAAGCTATATTGCGGGTTTAATGATGAGCCTAGCGTAAACCAATACTGCCTGGATGAAATCGGTGACGAAGACGACCAATTTAACACCGTGCTTGCAATGGCGAGGGCCGAAGGCATCGACCCCGACCAGGTACGTGCCGAACTGGAGACACCCGTCGAGCCTGAACCAGCACCAGAGCCAGTGCAAAAACCTGCGAAGCGTGGTCGCAAGCCAAAAACTGAGAAGCCAGCCGACGCAGCCCTGCCGGAAAAAACCGAGACAGAA
This is a stretch of genomic DNA from Undibacterium sp. KW1. It encodes these proteins:
- the lepB gene encoding signal peptidase I, whose product is MSFQSILGNFALILFVLTIVTGVIWFLDVFVFAKQRRQNADKALAEYDARRAKLSAEGIRLEENTRHDIEASLLRQPVWIEYSGSFFPVIALVFFLRSFLFEPFKIPSSSMLPTLYVGDLILVNKFTYGIRLPVINKKIISINDPQRGDVMVFKYPEDPSVDYIKRVVGVPGDKIVYKNKRLSVNGKEVSYTDMPDFRDNLNYLKQYKEQLTDATHNILVNEQKPVYDRGQVLDFKDKESCSYEIDGFSCTVPQNRYFMMGDNRDNSADSRYWGFVPDENIVGKAFFIWMNFGDIERIGSFH
- a CDS encoding DUF4845 domain-containing protein, giving the protein MSNIQYSALKKQKGITLIGLIMAIAVIIVVAMVAMKVVPTAIEYNSINKAMNNVKNGTSPREIQIAFDKQREVGYFDAVTGKDLLIIKNNEGGYDLHFSYSKKIPLVGPASILMEYSNTTAKNGVVITKPAKAE
- the era gene encoding GTPase Era is translated as MTELIDNPDFRCGYIAIVGRPNVGKSTLMNALIGAKVSITSRKAQTTRHRITGIQTKDNTQFVYIDTPGFQTRHSNALNRTLNRTVTTTLTAADVILYIIEAGTFGPADQQVIDLLPKNVPCILVINKSDRVKDKAVMMPFAQKVAALHNFAAIVPVSATLRFQLENLEGEIRKYLPLNPPMFGEDDITDRSEKFLAAEIVREKLFRFVGDELPYTSTVLIEKFEQEGNLRRVFVAILVDRDGHKSMVIGNKGARLKDISTQSRQDMEKLFGGPVYLEIWVKVKSGWADNEAGLRAYGYE
- the recO gene encoding DNA repair protein RecO, whose protein sequence is MDEQAVAVQEDSAVTDAAAVPPAPPAAKKTAARPRAPKASAASSATSRVASKSPAKDLRILEQPGFVLHSWPYKETSLIIDVLTRDHGRVALVAKGAKRPHSQLRSVLQTFQPLQLGWTGKGEIRTLTTADWVGGMLPLEKSALLCGFYLNELLVKFLMRDEAHPDLFDLYVSTLNQLAHDEPATIVLRRFELALLRESGLLGDLTRCTQERERVQAEQFYVLDPERGPRPAMSSDNVPRVSGKTLLAMQRGDYTEQSTQLQSKLLMRFLLAHHLHGAALNTRQILIDLQNL
- the pdxJ gene encoding pyridoxine 5'-phosphate synthase, with protein sequence MNIHQQSQLIELGINIDHVATLRNARGTTYPDPLQAALLAEEAGADCITLHLREDRRHIRDADVEQLRPRILTRMNLETAVNNEMLDLACRILPQDVCLVPERREEVTTEGGLDVARDFAKVQAAVRQLQAAGIRVSLFINADEQQIQASSEAGASVIEIHTGRYADAADPALQVKELARISQAAIAGIRHGLKVNAGHGLHMTNTAAIAAIPEISELNIGHAIVAQALFVGWQKSISDMKALMVKARLASLHKVA
- the acpS gene encoding holo-ACP synthase, producing MIYGIGTDIVQISRMQEAITRNGDRFAEKILGPEELVIYRERKALVEARGLRYLATRFAAKEAFSKAVGMGMRDPMNWHAMQTLNNDQGQPVVQANGNMLQWMQERSLKASISVSDETDYAIAFVIIELNNPC
- the pgsA gene encoding CDP-diacylglycerol--glycerol-3-phosphate 3-phosphatidyltransferase: MPFNFPILLTWLRVALIPLVVGVFYLPEVWLTRFEQGVVATAIFIVAAVTDWFDGFLARRWNQTSSFGAFLDPVADKLMVAGALLALVQLDRVNTVFAFIIIGREITISALREWMALIGASKSVAVSSLGKIKTAAQMTAIPMLLFNDVLFGVIDTSFFGSWLLIIAAILTVWSMFYYLRKAWPLIKETTDKMG